The Croceibacterium sp. TMG7-5b_MA50 genome segment ATCGCGTGTCGGCGACCGGTGGGCAGAGCACCAAGCTGACCGACAGCCCCGGTCTGGACGTGGGCGGATCGTACTCCCCTGATGGTTCGCAGATCGTGTTCGAGAGCGACCGGTCCGGCAGCCAGCAGGTCTACATCATGAATGCCGACGGTTCGAACCAGCGGCGGATCAGCTTCTTCGGCGGGCGCGCGGCGACCCCGGAATGGAGCCCGCGCGGGGACCAGATCGCCTTCACCCACATCGCCGGCGACCTGCGCGTGGCGGTGATGAGCCCGGCCGGGCGCAATATGCGGCATCTGACGGATGGCTGGCAGGACGAGGCGCCGACCTGGGCGCCCAATGGCCGGATCGTGCAGTTCTTCCGCACCGCGCGCGGTGGGGGGGAGACGACCATCTGGCAGGTCGATCTGACCGGCCGGAACGAGCGCAAGCTTGACACGCCGGTGAATGCATCCGACCCATCGTGGGGACCGGTTCTGCCGTGAGGCGTTGCGGGCATACGACCAAATGATTGTTAAAGGAGACGAAGGCATGCAGAAACTGGCCCTTGCCCTGGCAGCAGTGAGCACGATCGGCCTGGCCGCCTGTTCGAAGAAGGCGCCCGAGGAACTGCCGCCGCCGCCGCAGCAGACCACCCCGACCCCGCCGCCCGCGCCCACCGGCCCGGCCGCCGCGGCCCCGGGCACGCAGGCACACTTCCTGCAGGCGATGCGCGGGCAGGACACGATCTACTTCGACACCGACAAGTACGACATCGACAGCCAGGATCAGGCCGCCCTGCGGGCGCAGGCGCAGTACATGGCGCAATACGCACAGAT includes the following:
- the pal gene encoding peptidoglycan-associated lipoprotein Pal codes for the protein MQKLALALAAVSTIGLAACSKKAPEELPPPPQQTTPTPPPAPTGPAAAAPGTQAHFLQAMRGQDTIYFDTDKYDIDSQDQAALRAQAQYMAQYAQIRATVEGHADERGTRDYNLALGERRANAAKNYLVSLGVPANRVTTVSYGKERPKAVGSNEAAYAQNRRAVTVIIN